The following are encoded together in the Panthera leo isolate Ple1 chromosome B4, P.leo_Ple1_pat1.1, whole genome shotgun sequence genome:
- the LOC122225114 gene encoding histone H1.0 produces the protein MTENSTSTPAAKPKRAKASKKSTDHPKYSDMIVAAIQAEKNRAGSSRQSIQKYIKSHYKVGENADSQIKLSIKRLVTTGVLKQTKGVGASGSFRLAKSDEPKRSVAFKKTKKEVKKVAAPKKAAKPKKAAPKAPSKKPKATPVKKAKKKPAATPKKTKKPKTVKAKPVKASKPKKAKPVKPKAKSSAKRAGKKK, from the coding sequence ATGACCGAGAACTCCACGTCCACCCCTGCGGCCAAGCCCAAGCGGGCCAAGGCGTCCAAGAAGTCCACAGACCACCCCAAGTATTCAGATATGATCGTGGCGGCCATCCAGGCGGAGAAGAACCGCGCTGGCTCCTCGCGCCAGTCCATCCAGAAGTACATCAAGAGCCACTACAAGGTGGGTGAGAATGCCGACTCGCAGATCAAGTTGTCCATCAAGCGCCTGGTCACCACTGGGGTCCTCAAGCAGACCAAAGGGGTGGGTGCCTCGGGGTCTTTCCGGCTGGCCAAAAGCGATGAGCCCAAGAGGTCGGTGGCCTTCAAGAAGACGAAGAAGGAAGTCAAGAAGGTGGCCGCCCCAAAGAAGGCAGCCAAGCCCAAGAAGGCTGCCCCCAAAGCTCCCAGCAAGAAGCCCAAAGCCACCCCAGTCAAGAAGGCCAAGAAGAAGCCGGCTGCCACGcccaagaaaaccaaaaaacccaagaCTGTCAAAGCCAAGCCAGTCAAAGCATCAAAGCCTAAGAAGGCCAAACCAGTGAAGCCCAAAGCCAAGTCCAGTGCCAAGAGGGCCGGCAAGAAGAAGTGA